The proteins below are encoded in one region of Paenibacillus albus:
- a CDS encoding NAD-dependent epimerase/dehydratase family protein — MRVVILGGTGNISTSIVRLLVAQGHEVTCYNRGQSTSDLPAGVRVINGDRKDREKFEQTMQQEQFDAAIDMISFDKEDAASSLRAFRGVKHFVQCSTVCTYGVDYDWMPVTEDHPLRPISGYGRGKVEADQLLLEAYYSEGFPVTILKPSTTYGPQSGILRQVAWDFTWIDRILKGKPLLICGDGKALHSFMHVDDAAKAFVGVLGKSHCVGQTYNVVPRGFTTWEQQHKLAMKLLGREVELVGVSLDTLNSIDAGRFGICSEIFAHNVYYSSERLMRDVPEFVPTISLEQGMREVFEAMKQGDRIPNSDNETWEDEIIEAHRSAFAPLSSAAKA; from the coding sequence ATGAGAGTCGTTATTCTTGGCGGCACTGGCAACATCAGTACAAGCATTGTTCGTCTTCTGGTGGCACAGGGCCATGAAGTCACTTGTTATAACCGTGGTCAAAGCACCAGCGACCTGCCTGCAGGCGTTCGCGTCATCAATGGAGATCGCAAGGATCGCGAAAAGTTTGAGCAAACGATGCAGCAAGAGCAGTTCGATGCAGCTATAGATATGATTAGTTTTGACAAAGAAGACGCAGCGAGCAGCTTGCGCGCGTTCCGAGGCGTGAAGCATTTTGTCCAGTGCTCCACGGTGTGCACGTATGGTGTCGATTACGACTGGATGCCTGTGACGGAGGATCACCCGCTTCGTCCAATCAGCGGCTACGGCCGCGGCAAAGTGGAGGCAGACCAGCTGCTGCTGGAAGCGTACTACAGCGAAGGCTTCCCAGTTACGATTCTGAAGCCATCGACTACATACGGCCCGCAAAGCGGAATCCTTCGCCAGGTGGCTTGGGATTTCACGTGGATCGACCGTATTCTGAAGGGCAAGCCTCTGCTCATTTGCGGCGACGGCAAAGCGCTCCACTCCTTCATGCATGTTGACGATGCAGCAAAAGCATTCGTTGGCGTTCTTGGCAAATCACACTGCGTGGGCCAAACGTACAATGTCGTTCCGCGCGGCTTCACGACTTGGGAGCAGCAGCATAAGCTGGCGATGAAGCTGCTGGGCAGAGAAGTTGAGCTCGTTGGCGTGTCGCTGGATACGCTGAACTCGATCGATGCAGGCCGTTTCGGCATTTGCAGCGAGATTTTTGCGCATAACGTGTATTACAGCTCAGAGCGCTTGATGCGCGATGTGCCTGAGTTCGTGCCGACAATCTCGCTTGAGCAAGGCATGCGCGAGGTGTTCGAAGCGATGAAGCAAGGCGATCGCATCCCGAACTCCGACAACGAAACATGGGAAGACGAGATCATCGAAGCGCACCGCAGTGCGTTCGCACCGCTCTCTTCCGCTGCCAAAGCATAA
- a CDS encoding glycoside hydrolase family 99-like domain-containing protein, producing the protein MSESKHNHPYEVAVYYFPQWHSDPKNEAAKGEGWTEWPTLREAKPRFLGHEQPKVPLWGELDESDPAVSEKQIDAAADHGITSFIYDWYWDLGGEGPFLHRALEDGFLQANNRDRLRFGIMWANHNEVTRERFDAMTDYLIIKYFNEPNFLRIDGKLYFSIYECHTLIKGLGSVAATKAALESFREKTREAGCGELHLNLVEWGLNEQHRDVIGSDPNRLIAELGIDSVTSYVWIHHAEPDAFPSASYADCAAEGMRKWPEFRDAFDVPYYPNATMGWDPSPRCSWELPYEKGEYPYSPVLTGNTPDAFEAVLQEMKAYLDASELAPRMFTIYAWNEWTEGGYLEPDTVHGMKYLEAIRSVFGG; encoded by the coding sequence ATGAGTGAGTCTAAGCACAATCATCCCTACGAAGTGGCGGTGTATTATTTTCCCCAGTGGCATTCTGATCCGAAGAACGAAGCGGCAAAAGGCGAAGGTTGGACGGAGTGGCCGACGCTGCGTGAAGCGAAGCCGCGCTTCTTAGGGCATGAGCAGCCGAAGGTGCCGCTTTGGGGCGAGTTGGACGAGTCCGACCCGGCTGTATCCGAGAAGCAGATTGATGCGGCTGCGGACCACGGCATTACATCTTTTATCTATGATTGGTATTGGGATCTTGGAGGTGAAGGACCGTTCCTGCATCGGGCTCTGGAGGATGGGTTCCTGCAGGCGAACAACCGTGACCGGCTTCGCTTCGGCATTATGTGGGCGAATCATAACGAGGTAACGCGCGAGAGATTCGATGCGATGACGGATTATTTAATTATCAAATATTTTAATGAGCCTAACTTTCTTCGGATAGACGGCAAGCTTTATTTCTCCATCTATGAGTGCCATACGTTGATAAAAGGGCTCGGGAGCGTTGCTGCGACGAAGGCGGCATTGGAGTCGTTCCGAGAGAAAACGAGGGAGGCTGGCTGCGGGGAGCTGCACCTGAACCTCGTTGAGTGGGGGCTGAATGAGCAGCATCGCGATGTGATTGGCTCAGACCCGAATAGGCTGATCGCCGAGCTTGGCATCGACAGCGTCACGTCGTATGTGTGGATTCACCATGCGGAGCCGGATGCGTTCCCGTCCGCGTCTTATGCGGATTGTGCGGCAGAGGGGATGCGAAAGTGGCCGGAGTTCCGCGATGCGTTCGATGTGCCTTACTATCCGAATGCCACGATGGGCTGGGACCCAAGTCCACGCTGCAGCTGGGAGCTTCCGTATGAGAAGGGCGAATATCCGTATTCCCCTGTGCTGACGGGCAATACGCCGGATGCGTTCGAGGCGGTGCTGCAGGAAATGAAGGCCTACCTCGATGCGTCTGAGCTTGCGCCGCGGATGTTCACGATCTATGCGTGGAATGAGTGGACGGAAGGCGGATATTTAGAGCCGGATACGGTTCACGGCATGAAGTATTTGGAGGCCATAAGGAGCGTATTTGGTGGCTAA
- a CDS encoding carbohydrate ABC transporter permease: MGLNKRPSLLLEGVLLLFALAFLFPVVFLLEMSFKEPRYFFKPYALPHSLYFDYYRAAFRDMDFFRGLSNTVLITAGALLLTIIVASMAGYVLSRRTERLFRFAYLFFLSGMVIPGVGSLIPLFRMAVDIHLMNTRTLLVLIYTAGFIPFASFLYAAFTKSIPRELEESANLDGCGPMRLYWMIIFPLLLPATGTFIVTNVYGVWNDFLTPLIFLNNPARMTLMPQIVQFMFNKQSVNYGPVFAVSVLAVVPLIVLFAFTQKYMLRGLTAGAVKG, translated from the coding sequence ATGGGGCTGAACAAACGTCCGTCGCTGCTGCTCGAAGGCGTTCTGCTGCTGTTTGCGCTTGCTTTTCTGTTCCCGGTCGTGTTTCTGCTGGAGATGAGCTTCAAAGAGCCACGCTACTTTTTCAAGCCATATGCGCTGCCGCATAGCTTGTATTTCGACTATTACCGTGCGGCCTTCCGCGATATGGATTTCTTTCGGGGGCTGTCGAATACGGTGCTCATTACGGCTGGCGCCCTGCTGCTGACGATTATCGTTGCCTCGATGGCAGGTTATGTGCTGTCTCGCCGGACAGAGCGGCTGTTCCGCTTCGCTTACCTGTTCTTCTTATCCGGCATGGTCATTCCGGGAGTCGGCTCGCTCATTCCGCTCTTCAGGATGGCAGTCGACATTCATCTGATGAATACGAGGACGCTGCTTGTGCTCATCTACACAGCAGGTTTTATCCCGTTTGCTTCATTCCTTTATGCGGCGTTCACGAAGTCGATTCCGCGCGAGCTGGAGGAGTCGGCTAACCTTGATGGCTGCGGCCCGATGCGCCTGTACTGGATGATTATTTTCCCGCTGCTGCTGCCGGCGACCGGGACGTTTATTGTGACGAACGTGTACGGGGTTTGGAATGATTTTCTGACCCCGCTGATCTTCTTGAATAACCCGGCCCGGATGACCTTAATGCCGCAGATCGTTCAATTCATGTTCAATAAGCAGTCCGTGAACTACGGCCCTGTCTTCGCCGTCAGCGTTCTGGCGGTGGTACCGCTAATCGTGTTGTTCGCGTTCACCCAGAAGTATATGCTCCGCGGCTTGACGGCCGGGGCGGTGAAGGGGTAA
- a CDS encoding carbohydrate ABC transporter permease, translated as MSLSRKQYWIACLFLLPAFVIFGMFFFYPFLQSIYYSFTEWNGVKTPRYVGLSNYRYLFQDVQMLDGMKNTLKMVVFGLLVQNPLALLLAVLLNKKFRTRGFLRTSFYLPVIISLVVTSVVWGEILKFDGFANGILTRIIGEANVQDWLGTVYTSFPTIILLTQWQAIGYCAVIYLAGLQAIPTDIYEAADIEGAKGIALFRHVTFPMLMPSFTIVLFLTIVGALRLFDLPFLLTNGGPGSSSYTIFLAVYNAAFKNQSYGYATAGSIVLTVFIIAVTVIQLSITRRREVEL; from the coding sequence ATGAGTCTAAGCCGCAAGCAATACTGGATCGCCTGTTTGTTTCTTCTGCCGGCCTTTGTTATTTTCGGCATGTTCTTCTTCTATCCGTTCCTGCAGAGCATCTATTACTCTTTCACGGAATGGAATGGCGTTAAGACGCCGCGGTACGTGGGACTGAGCAACTATCGTTATTTGTTTCAAGATGTGCAAATGCTCGATGGGATGAAAAATACGCTGAAAATGGTCGTGTTTGGGCTTCTCGTGCAAAATCCGCTGGCGCTGCTGCTGGCCGTGCTGCTCAATAAGAAATTCCGAACGCGGGGCTTCTTGCGTACCTCGTTCTATCTCCCGGTTATTATCAGCTTAGTCGTTACGTCCGTCGTCTGGGGAGAAATATTGAAGTTCGACGGATTCGCTAACGGCATTCTGACGCGCATCATTGGTGAGGCTAATGTGCAGGACTGGCTTGGCACGGTGTACACCTCTTTTCCAACTATTATTCTGCTGACACAGTGGCAGGCCATCGGCTATTGCGCCGTCATTTATCTCGCCGGGCTTCAAGCGATTCCTACTGATATCTACGAAGCGGCCGATATTGAAGGGGCCAAAGGGATTGCGCTGTTCCGCCATGTGACGTTCCCAATGCTCATGCCATCGTTCACGATTGTGCTCTTCCTGACGATCGTCGGAGCGCTTCGCTTATTCGATCTGCCGTTCCTGCTGACGAACGGCGGACCCGGTTCATCCTCGTATACGATCTTCCTCGCCGTCTATAACGCGGCATTCAAGAACCAGAGCTATGGCTACGCGACTGCTGGCAGTATCGTGCTGACGGTCTTCATTATCGCCGTTACGGTCATTCAGCTGAGCATCACGCGCAGAAGGGAGGTCGAGCTGTAA
- a CDS encoding ABC transporter substrate-binding protein, producing MKLKGLSALASVLLLTTVVSACGGSNNNGSTSNNASSTDTSTNTSNNTSSNSGTDNSNTAAANDSTSNATTDNSGSNAAAGNDKEFTIRVGAWFLDDRPYMVQFKKDVEAAYAKLYPKAKIQWDVVLGATYFDKLKAQFASGSAPDVVFYQNVDFAKSGNLADLSAEPWVARLNDGGQKDFQTHADGKTFGVPMGLSIGGGVWYNKKIFSDLGITVPKTTPELFAAADKIKASGKTPITLGFKDQWTANLFYYNWLNSYQLDDPTLGQKVYSGEQKINEDAIIQKVYQNFETMKSKGYFNKNAISIDWPQSGQMFASGDAAMIVQGPWMPGANADNINKGGFDKFDIGYFPLANDDGKVAMGLGSNEALGINAKTELMQESKDLVNLITSAEIISPFMKGDGALSSFTDVTVQYDDPAMNEVQAAVDSSTVVTSNLSNFIPISSATNMMDLLTKVVSGVKFNADDLKAAQASFDKDKATVTPPAQ from the coding sequence ATGAAGCTCAAAGGATTATCGGCGCTTGCAAGCGTGCTTCTGCTAACGACCGTAGTGTCGGCTTGCGGCGGCTCAAACAACAACGGCAGCACAAGCAATAATGCTTCATCGACGGATACGAGCACGAATACAAGCAACAACACAAGCAGCAACTCCGGTACGGACAACAGCAATACGGCTGCCGCGAATGATTCAACCTCGAATGCCACGACGGACAATTCAGGCTCGAATGCCGCAGCAGGCAATGATAAGGAATTCACGATCCGTGTCGGCGCTTGGTTCCTCGATGACCGTCCATACATGGTTCAATTCAAGAAAGACGTTGAAGCCGCGTACGCGAAGCTGTATCCGAAGGCGAAGATCCAGTGGGATGTCGTACTTGGCGCGACTTATTTTGATAAGCTGAAGGCACAGTTCGCATCAGGCTCCGCGCCGGATGTCGTGTTCTATCAGAACGTTGATTTTGCGAAGTCAGGCAATCTTGCCGATCTGTCAGCAGAGCCTTGGGTAGCGCGTCTTAACGACGGCGGTCAGAAGGATTTCCAAACGCATGCAGACGGCAAAACCTTCGGCGTGCCAATGGGTCTCTCGATCGGCGGAGGCGTCTGGTATAACAAGAAGATCTTCTCCGATCTGGGCATAACCGTGCCTAAGACGACACCAGAGCTGTTCGCTGCAGCTGATAAGATTAAAGCTTCGGGCAAAACGCCGATCACGCTCGGCTTCAAAGACCAGTGGACGGCGAACCTGTTCTACTACAACTGGCTGAATTCCTATCAGCTGGATGATCCGACGCTCGGTCAAAAGGTGTACAGCGGTGAGCAGAAGATCAATGAGGATGCCATTATTCAGAAGGTGTATCAGAACTTCGAGACGATGAAATCGAAGGGCTACTTCAACAAGAACGCAATCAGCATCGACTGGCCGCAATCGGGCCAAATGTTCGCCTCCGGCGATGCGGCCATGATCGTTCAAGGCCCATGGATGCCTGGCGCGAACGCCGACAATATCAACAAAGGCGGCTTCGATAAGTTCGATATCGGCTACTTCCCGCTTGCAAACGACGATGGCAAAGTGGCGATGGGACTAGGCAGCAACGAGGCGCTCGGCATTAATGCGAAGACGGAGCTCATGCAGGAGTCGAAGGATCTGGTCAACTTGATTACTTCCGCAGAGATCATCAGTCCATTCATGAAGGGTGACGGTGCGCTTTCTTCCTTCACCGACGTGACGGTTCAATACGATGATCCTGCTATGAACGAAGTACAGGCGGCGGTGGATAGCAGCACGGTCGTAACCTCGAACCTAAGCAACTTTATTCCGATCAGCTCGGCTACGAATATGATGGATTTGCTGACGAAGGTCGTCTCCGGCGTCAAATTTAATGCGGATGATCTGAAGGCCGCGCAAGCGAGCTTCGATAAAGACAAAGCGACAGTGACTCCTCCGGCGCAATAA
- a CDS encoding response regulator produces the protein MRIMIVDDEREIREFLAAMSGWREIGCEVAWTAANGEEALGLLLQGELPDVIITDIRMPVMDGITFAERVRQRYPDMPIIFLTAYHEFDYARQAVKLGVSDFLTKPFLPEELTRTVATLRVHEPLLAGWREHDRFFELLASEKHSSAYKQEWLQAQGLRDGSFILLYAELDAPRAVEGEHFPFAAAHVRGQLEAAAGRSGLQGRTASAASGIYLFVPLREGAAAAEREQLMTFAKEIAGEGRFSFSFARELSLSVGISQSFSSFCQLPEALKQVKRCMEYRMLLGKNSVVAYDALESFLSEKEKETDASLSLIADALRQADPEPIRSLLKDSYRSMLSVGASKKEMQHYAIGVIEKAETALADFGIRPSHGISVDIREKLIHAVLLTDIMKELEKQLLAYQELMRQEIQESPLQVIANVRKLIREQFAEDLTLQSVAQKLNVNYSYLSRLIKKETGTNFTDMLWDYRIEAAKNKLLREDMRSYEVAYAVGFKDTAHFSFMFKKKVGLSPSAYRAQVRGGNGAGEL, from the coding sequence ATGCGCATTATGATTGTGGACGACGAGCGGGAGATTCGCGAGTTTCTTGCAGCGATGAGCGGCTGGCGGGAGATTGGCTGCGAAGTCGCATGGACAGCGGCGAATGGGGAAGAGGCGCTGGGCCTGCTGCTGCAAGGGGAGCTGCCTGACGTCATCATTACCGATATCCGCATGCCGGTAATGGACGGCATTACATTCGCGGAGCGGGTGCGGCAGCGCTATCCTGATATGCCGATCATCTTCCTGACGGCTTATCATGAGTTCGATTATGCGAGGCAGGCGGTTAAGCTTGGTGTGTCGGACTTCCTGACGAAGCCGTTTCTGCCGGAAGAGCTGACGCGTACGGTTGCGACGCTTCGGGTGCATGAGCCGCTGCTCGCAGGCTGGCGCGAGCATGATCGGTTCTTCGAGCTGCTGGCAAGCGAGAAGCATAGCAGCGCGTACAAGCAGGAATGGCTGCAGGCGCAGGGACTGCGGGATGGCAGCTTCATCCTGCTGTACGCGGAGCTCGACGCTCCGCGCGCTGTCGAAGGCGAGCATTTCCCGTTCGCGGCGGCGCATGTGCGCGGACAGCTGGAGGCGGCCGCAGGCAGAAGCGGCTTGCAGGGCCGGACGGCTTCGGCCGCGAGCGGCATCTATCTGTTCGTGCCGCTGCGGGAAGGCGCTGCTGCTGCTGAGCGTGAACAGCTAATGACGTTCGCGAAGGAGATCGCCGGCGAGGGCCGTTTCAGCTTCAGCTTCGCGCGCGAGCTGTCGCTGTCTGTCGGCATCAGCCAGAGCTTCAGCTCCTTCTGCCAGCTGCCTGAGGCGCTGAAGCAGGTGAAGCGCTGCATGGAATACCGCATGCTGCTCGGCAAGAACTCGGTCGTCGCCTACGATGCGCTGGAGTCATTCTTGTCCGAGAAGGAGAAGGAAACGGATGCGTCGCTCTCGTTAATCGCCGATGCGCTGCGCCAGGCAGATCCCGAGCCGATTCGCTCCTTGCTTAAGGATTCGTACCGCAGCATGCTCTCCGTCGGTGCGAGCAAGAAGGAGATGCAGCATTACGCGATCGGCGTCATCGAGAAGGCGGAGACGGCGCTTGCCGATTTCGGTATAAGGCCGTCGCACGGCATAAGTGTCGATATACGCGAGAAGCTCATCCACGCGGTGCTGCTGACAGATATCATGAAGGAGCTGGAGAAGCAGCTCCTTGCTTATCAAGAGCTGATGCGACAGGAGATTCAGGAGTCGCCGCTGCAGGTCATTGCAAATGTCCGGAAGCTAATCCGGGAGCAGTTCGCGGAGGATCTTACGCTGCAATCGGTCGCGCAGAAGCTGAACGTGAACTATTCCTATCTTAGCCGGCTGATCAAGAAGGAGACGGGAACCAATTTCACCGACATGCTGTGGGACTATCGGATTGAAGCGGCGAAGAACAAGCTGTTGCGCGAAGACATGAGGAGCTACGAGGTCGCCTATGCGGTCGGCTTCAAGGATACGGCGCACTTCAGCTTCATGTTCAAGAAGAAGGTAGGGCTCTCGCCGAGCGCGTATCGGGCGCAGGTTAGAGGCGGCAATGGGGCTGGCGAGTTGTGA
- a CDS encoding sensor histidine kinase, translating to MKWLNLHLLDPIRSRLFYKMLIIYSLLTLIPLIIVSSTFYIRSSHLIEKKAAEEAQQGLSHSAQSFDEVLYAVKSQMLPISENVFIQAMFRNAKKGQVNAALNGSVVELLQSELATARLKIGDFVGNIYVLDKKHMLYSTDPSNHLLYKDAFWKMPFEFDRMPEWAFFNDDKRMSCVVKIFDEGQRPSADSEIGRLIITLDAAKVQKLFDSYKSGTFYITNADNQIMTASKLNQIGHLLDVRGPLSDLVIRQKSRYSEFQYVLFANPGTGGLVQKQALFSIGVTVAAWLAITIVTYVILRRITIPIQRLTRLMRAAEREEYQLISGITSKDEVAMLCNSFNSLVVRTSHLIETNYKNELMIREAELKAIRMYINPHFLYNTMEYISIMSYTPEKAKHIPQMVQHLSGIFRFSITPGNAFVALDTELEFVRKYLEIHRYRYGDRLAYTIDLPDMYRQIAVPKLLLQPLVENAVVHGIDRLPEGGSIAITVKEEQYELVIEIENSSLAGSAQQETAAAQVAEYRHSKGLGTGLENANARLRLHYGNTYGVSLMHRETTTITRVLMPIQIIQENEGG from the coding sequence ATGAAATGGCTGAACTTGCATTTGCTAGATCCCATTCGCTCCAGGTTGTTCTACAAGATGCTCATTATTTACTCGCTCCTGACGTTAATTCCGTTAATCATTGTCAGTTCCACCTTCTACATCCGCTCCAGCCACCTTATTGAGAAGAAAGCCGCAGAAGAAGCGCAGCAAGGCTTGTCCCATTCCGCTCAAAGCTTCGACGAAGTCTTGTACGCCGTAAAGAGCCAGATGCTCCCTATTAGTGAAAACGTATTCATTCAGGCCATGTTTCGCAATGCGAAGAAGGGACAGGTGAATGCTGCGCTTAACGGTTCCGTTGTTGAGCTGCTCCAGTCGGAGCTTGCGACCGCACGGCTGAAGATTGGCGATTTTGTCGGCAATATCTATGTCCTTGATAAGAAACATATGCTATATAGCACCGATCCGAGCAACCACCTCCTGTATAAAGATGCTTTTTGGAAAATGCCCTTTGAATTCGACCGAATGCCCGAGTGGGCGTTCTTTAATGACGATAAACGCATGTCATGCGTGGTGAAAATCTTCGACGAAGGCCAGCGTCCCTCCGCCGACTCGGAGATTGGACGTCTTATCATTACGCTCGATGCCGCTAAGGTGCAGAAGCTGTTCGACAGCTACAAGTCAGGTACCTTCTACATTACGAATGCCGATAATCAGATCATGACCGCTTCAAAGCTGAACCAAATCGGCCATCTGCTCGACGTACGCGGTCCGCTTAGCGATCTCGTCATTCGGCAGAAGTCGCGCTACTCGGAATTTCAGTATGTGCTGTTCGCTAATCCCGGCACGGGCGGGCTCGTGCAGAAGCAAGCGCTGTTCTCCATTGGCGTGACGGTTGCCGCTTGGCTCGCAATTACGATTGTGACGTACGTCATTTTGCGCCGGATCACGATTCCGATTCAACGGCTGACGCGCCTCATGCGAGCGGCGGAGCGGGAGGAATACCAGCTCATCAGCGGCATTACGTCCAAGGATGAGGTTGCCATGCTTTGCAACAGCTTCAACAGCCTCGTCGTACGGACGAGCCATCTCATCGAGACGAACTACAAGAATGAGCTGATGATTCGTGAAGCTGAACTGAAGGCGATCCGTATGTACATAAACCCGCATTTCCTATACAACACGATGGAGTACATCAGCATCATGTCGTACACGCCGGAGAAGGCGAAGCATATTCCGCAGATGGTGCAGCACTTGTCAGGCATTTTCCGTTTCTCGATTACGCCGGGCAATGCGTTCGTCGCCCTGGATACGGAATTGGAATTCGTGCGCAAATACTTGGAGATTCACCGCTATCGCTACGGTGATCGATTGGCCTATACGATAGACCTGCCGGATATGTACCGTCAGATCGCCGTGCCGAAGCTGCTGCTGCAGCCGCTCGTCGAGAATGCGGTTGTGCATGGCATCGACCGGCTGCCGGAGGGCGGGAGCATTGCCATTACGGTAAAGGAAGAGCAGTACGAGCTGGTCATTGAGATCGAGAACAGCTCGCTTGCAGGCAGCGCTCAGCAGGAGACGGCGGCAGCTCAAGTGGCGGAGTATCGCCATTCAAAGGGACTTGGCACAGGACTTGAGAATGCGAATGCCAGATTGCGGCTTCACTACGGCAACACCTATGGGGTCAGCCTTATGCATCGCGAAACGACGACGATTACGAGAGTGCTAATGCCGATACAGATCATCCAAGAGAATGAGGGAGGCTGA
- a CDS encoding Ger(x)C family spore germination C-terminal domain-containing protein, which translates to MPYQEGAQLKGVALFHDGKYTGKNLDIKQTLLACLMAGAPSRTQAITRNFNGDEYTIRIQGSKNGYHTIYDNKGLREMDISLKLDVKLLEDGPYATHTTSVLKEIEKKLSERLTKEAETIIATLQQANCDYFQLGHQLAAYHPNLYKGMNWSETYPKLTIKPKIKVTILNTGVLD; encoded by the coding sequence GTGCCTTATCAGGAAGGGGCCCAGCTTAAGGGAGTCGCCTTGTTTCATGACGGCAAGTACACGGGCAAGAATTTGGATATTAAACAAACCCTACTGGCCTGCCTAATGGCTGGAGCTCCCAGCAGAACCCAAGCTATTACCCGTAATTTTAACGGTGATGAATATACGATTCGGATTCAGGGCAGCAAGAATGGCTATCACACCATCTACGATAATAAGGGTCTTCGTGAAATGGACATTTCGCTGAAGCTGGATGTCAAGTTACTTGAAGACGGGCCTTATGCCACGCACACCACATCAGTGCTGAAGGAAATCGAGAAAAAGCTCAGCGAGAGGCTCACGAAGGAGGCGGAGACAATCATTGCGACTCTGCAGCAGGCGAACTGTGATTATTTTCAGCTGGGACATCAGTTAGCGGCCTATCATCCGAACCTGTACAAAGGGATGAATTGGAGTGAGACGTACCCGAAGCTTACGATCAAGCCGAAGATCAAGGTGACGATCTTGAATACCGGCGTTCTGGACTAA
- a CDS encoding Ger(x)C family spore germination protein, with protein MKRGFAALMMCLLLTGCWDQLRLKDQLFVDIVGIDYVGDSKKLKVGYLISSLREASQGGGKPSSIYIEQSGNSMYESVLLANSSMPGVLTVQETRLYLISTRFAKDEPLKYLNSVGQFVSNPLYASLAVYDGDLSQLLSKKRIKEQTTSDFLNGILASETERGTSRRISCFAISLGGRILSMILRLIDLCLIRKGPSLRESPCFMTASTRARIWILNKPYWPA; from the coding sequence ATGAAGAGAGGATTTGCGGCGCTGATGATGTGTCTGCTGCTTACAGGCTGCTGGGATCAGCTTAGGCTCAAGGACCAGCTGTTTGTCGATATTGTCGGCATCGATTATGTAGGTGACAGCAAGAAGCTCAAGGTAGGCTATCTCATCTCCTCGCTCAGGGAGGCGAGTCAAGGCGGCGGCAAACCGTCTAGCATTTATATTGAACAATCAGGTAACAGTATGTATGAATCGGTACTTTTGGCCAATAGCTCGATGCCCGGCGTATTAACGGTTCAGGAAACAAGGCTGTATCTGATAAGTACACGCTTCGCGAAAGATGAGCCGCTGAAATATCTAAATTCCGTGGGTCAGTTCGTATCCAATCCGCTGTATGCCAGTCTTGCGGTGTACGACGGCGATCTCTCGCAGCTATTGTCCAAGAAGAGGATCAAGGAACAGACGACTTCGGATTTCCTGAACGGAATATTAGCCAGTGAGACGGAGCGGGGGACATCCCGACGAATAAGCTGCTTCGCTATATCCTTGGGGGGACGGATTTTATCGATGATTTTGCGCTTAATCGATTTGTGCCTTATCAGGAAGGGGCCCAGCTTAAGGGAGTCGCCTTGTTTCATGACGGCAAGTACACGGGCAAGAATTTGGATATTAAACAAACCCTACTGGCCTGCCTAA